One genomic region from Henningerozyma blattae CBS 6284 chromosome 2, complete genome encodes:
- the SHU2 gene encoding Shu2p (similar to Saccharomyces cerevisiae SHU2 (YDR078C); ancestral locus Anc_8.203), with the protein MPNENKISYSELFSELVNDEGQLDDAKASFLYYMFPQEMFIRALSLLESGEIFIYIYPCSTSTDLESLVNTIVQTVYNDHNDGKLIKVVVQTNDDRTIFTDIEHWFCSCQEYSEKFSQIITSDPETPLQVLLLKEIDNVEDFSSDKFAQLEANSLSKQRYFNHSKVICPHLLACSILLKSSSRILHFFTVTKGSVLVFPINDIDEWLRLHVNIA; encoded by the coding sequence ATgcctaatgaaaataaaatttcatacTCAGAGCTATTTAGTGAGCTAGTGAATGATGAGGGGCAATTAGATGACGCTAAGGCATCATTTCTCTACTACATGTTCCCTCAAGAAATGTTTATTAGAGCACTTTCACTACTTGAGTCTGGAGAAATATTCATATACATATATCCATGTTCCACATCTACTGATCTAGAAAGTTTAGTGAATACAATTGTCCAAACTGTTTATAACGATCACAATGACGGCAAACTGATCAAGGTGGTAGTCCAGACAAATGATGACAGGACTATCTTCACAGATATAGAGCACTGGTTTTGTAGTTGTCAAGAGTATTCGGAGAAGTTCAGTCAAATCATTACCTCAGATCCAGAGACTCCCCTCCAGGTTCTACTGTTAAAAGAAATCGATAATGTGGAAGACTTTTCCTCTGACAAATTTGCCCAACTTGAAGCAAACAGTCTCTCCAAACAACGTTACTTTAACCACTCAAAAGTCATATGCCCACATCTACTCGCTTGCTCTATACTTCTTAAATCATCTTCAAGAATCCTTCATTTTTTCACAGTAACTAAGGGCTCTGTATTAGTCTTTCCTATTAACGACATCGACGAATGGCTGCGACTCCATGTAAATATAGCATAG
- the TFB5 gene encoding TFIIH complex subunit TFB5 (similar to Saccharomyces cerevisiae TFB5 (YDR079C-A); ancestral locus Anc_8.211) has translation MARARRGALLKCDPSIKALIVQIDRSRHDIILEELDDTHLLVDPSKVEFIKGELNRMLSQNIYDPLDDEENQ, from the coding sequence ATGGCTAGAGCACGTAGAGGAGCATTGCTGAAGTGTGATCCATCTATCAAGGCATTAATTGTCCAGATCGACAGGAGCAGACATGATATCATTTTGGAGGAACTGGACGACACTCATCTGTTGGTGGACCCTTCCAAAGTAGAGTTCATCAAAGGAGAATTGAACAGGATGCTATCTCAAAATATCTATGATCCATTAGACGATGAAGAAAATCAATAG
- the PET122 gene encoding Pet122p (similar to Saccharomyces cerevisiae PET122 (YER153C); ancestral locus Anc_8.205): protein MSLNTAAKIAKVNKTFLSRKNPTANISLELRSILHSLQKVPIRKSNSSTIYEYFNACLINRYWLGARFVWYKYVVRSGALTLKPWQLSVLGNMSVAADNYFIPPATVKYYERFGKVNGSTEYEYFIRRNKVEAFAKGTLEKTQFREKWKVFIQDMDNVLPPTVEYKVQDFPWLVTSLKYQIATEAVLKKLLFGVGTKIQVHNKSSYSLLLSIILLQDLITIDSKVQIFETFAKLHRKVDLADHYKILNKICKKDKFLLNRVNTIYAESTNRA from the coding sequence ATGAGCTTAAATACTGCAGCTAAAATTGCTAAAGTAAACAAAACATTCTTGTCCAGGAAAAACCCAACTGCTAATATTTCACTGGAGTTACGATCAATTTTGCATTCTTTACAAAAAGTCCCAATTAGAAAATCAAACTCAAGTACAATATATGAATACTTCAATGCTTGTTTAATTAACCGATATTGGTTAGGTGCTAGGTTTGTTTGGTACAAGTATGTTGTTAGATCTGGGGCACTGACCTTGAAACCCTGGCAACTATCTGTTCTGGGTAATATGTCAGTTGCAGCagataattattttattccaCCAGCTACTGTAAAATATTACGAGCGTTTTGGTAAAGTAAACGGATCAACagaatatgaatatttcaTTCGACGAAACAAGGTGGAAGCCTTTGCCAAGGGTACTTTAGAGAAGACTCAATTTCGTGAAAAATGGAAAGTCTTTATACAAGATATGGATAACGTGTTACCCCCCACAGTTGAATATAAAGTTCAAGATTTTCCATGGTTGGTGACctctttaaaatatcaaatagCTACAGAAGCcgttttaaaaaaattattgtttgGAGTAGGTACAAAGATCCAAGTCCATAACAAATCATCTTATTCTTTGCTTTTGAGCATTATACTATTACAAGATTTAATCACTATTGATTCCAAAGtccaaatatttgaaactTTTGCCAAACTCCATAGAAAAGTAGATTTAGCTGATCATTACAAGattctaaataaaatttgtaaGAAGGATAAGTTTCTACTTAATCGTGTAAATACAATATATGCAGAGTCTACAAATCGTGCGTAA
- the OXA1 gene encoding membrane insertase OXA1 (similar to Saccharomyces cerevisiae OXA1 (YER154W); ancestral locus Anc_8.206), with protein sequence MYRSSLLNVQRQFTARQIFRSSLVASRPKISLSKSLLIPGLNLSVRWSSNTPNADSIDSSTTQAMQDIQSSLPSMDEIASTGSTILDQTSGIIGEASYHLGYLNSIGMANNWWRPTDLIQNLLELTHVYTGLPWWGTICTLTIVIRLLLVPLFIKSSDTVARNSRIKPQLDIIGKKMSSATDLSQTQLYNLERKQLLAKHGIKNRWLIAPMIQLPIALGFFGALRHMANYPVDGFTNQGILWFTDLSQADPFLGLQIITAAVYISFTRAGGETGAQQFSPVMKKVFTLLPLISIPATMKLSSAVVLYFAINGSISVLQTFLLKNKWVRHKLKIADVVHHPVPQDQQNKSILQTMKDSMAKGAEKSKKRREMQEQENKNKERVKKYRENSTIKIVSKKNFNKKNSM encoded by the exons ATGTATCGTTCATCTCTTCTGAATGTACAAAGGCAATTT ACTGCTAGACAGATATTTCGTTCTTCATTAGTGGCTTCTAGGCCCAAGATATCTCtttctaaatctttattaatacCTGGCCTAAACTTATCAGTAAGATGGAGTTCTAATACACCAAATGCAGACAGCATAGACTCGAGCACTACGCAAGCCATGCAAGACATTCAAAGCAGTTTACCTTCTATGGATGAAATTGCTTCCACCGGCTCAACTATTCTAGATCAAACCTCAGGTATTATTGGAGAAGCATCATACCATTTAGGTTATTTGAACAGTATTGGTATGGCTAATAATTGGTGGAGGCCTACTGACcttattcaaaatttattggAACTAACCCATGTATATACAGGTTTACCGTGGTGGGGAACAATTTGTACATTAACAATAGTTATTAGACTTTTATTAGTTCCTTTGTTCATTAAATCTTCCGATACTGTTGCAAGGAACTCCAGAATTAAACCGCAATTGGATATTATTGGTAAGAAAATGTCTTCGGCAACAGATCTCAGTCAAACTCAATTATATAATCTTGAAAGGAAACAATTATTAGCTAAACATGGTATCAAGAATAGATGGTTAATTGCACCAATGATTCAATTACCTATTGCATTGGGGTTCTTTGGGGCTCTTAGACATATGGCAAATTATCCAGTTGATGGGTTTACAAACCAAGGTATTTTATGGTTTACAGACTTAAGCCAGGCAGATCCGTTTTTAGGtctacaaataataactgCTGCAGTTTATATTTCGTTTACTAGAGCTGGTGGTGAAACAGGGGCTCAACAATTTAGCCCCGTAATGAAAAAGGTATTTACATTATTGCCACTTATATCTATTCCCGCAACCATGAAATTATCATCAGCAGTCGTGTTATATTTTGCTATTAATGGGTCAATTTCAGTTTTACAAACTTtcttattgaaaaataaatgggTAAGAcataaattgaaaattgcAGATGTTGTACATCATCCAGTTCCCCAAGATCAACAAAATAAGAGTATACTTCAAACAATGAAGGACAGCATGGCAAAAGGTGCtgaaaaatcaaagaaaAGACGTGAAATGCAAGAACaggaaaacaaaaataaagaaagggttaaaaaatatagggAAAACTCTACTATTAAGATTGTAagcaagaaaaattttaataagaaaaattctatgtaa
- the BEM2 gene encoding GTPase-activating protein BEM2 (similar to Saccharomyces cerevisiae BEM2 (YER155C); ancestral locus Anc_8.207) — MRSFFSSSRNKKSSSNSVKSESAGATGSPMPSSSSSHSVHIPHSTKSSPAPGRRKTVISHPTPNKQKNEKIASKIGKLSGSGHSSAVDLSSTSNGPLTSSTGNNISTNNPEIIKRYSASTPSLHSNLTPIHSPSLQNFKDAQGKLPTSASTSNVEKSHKESVHNLHHISPNNHRTGNNNNSNNSIHKTQQSHDKSNSSTTLITLNSENYDTTTFKIGWLNKSHGEIMVMHSESTTATATATATATATATATATATANKHSDNSNSNHGSNNSNNTHNKNNTHNHSTHKHHNLTTKASSNSLYSSASSNDVSKNSNKGSTNPNRDNSMFNFSNGSSKDSISAPRQPSNNQSEGTQIMVPEYRLYKAQLKGPILSLYRSGLNNSVKFFDPTLKSKSTTSSEDSNISHSASTSFSSHHASPTLKDSNHQSRTIYSNSKRKKTVELSYLKILFPHPGLILEESSTLKIIGGTPESLCHSVLFLHEKDSNNEKETKRTSIINLILVLPLLDEIEKILNIFIQYCLTFTQKETKLSSDSTQFVHITQDEDNQMTERLILLIQTIVDRFPSFVLDKSIYTLILSLVDAISLHSQEKAKFIKTTLAKAHTKLTNLTSFNNPSVPINNDILSIVLDAEKFLKLDITKFTDELHQINIKFDKVWSPKTDYSLLYDCKYVNRSLHDLNPLVFNNEKNIHFLGRLLILHIFPKDESKTLSSKLRAKLLNKWIQIGCKFEHIGDMVGWLSIATIICSIPILRLKSTWEHVPEESLKIIYNDWTPTISQLNRRAMSFTPIHSVFILAPPNLDDPKIRENVISYFGDLIIHADDLSKSSKFKYLDKKINRTKNAFQKWQQRLDRTHTNDSNNVSAASLETTESHTSGKDIMLSPLYQLWKYHLQEPPTNIENIMELSKKFEPSFVNQEIYSNIGSQRSSLLTGNYLPILFNDLLPNYTLFAKDLLVGAAGSCPIPLASNSSMNSPTHSAFSTSSSQYVPPPRSAARLSRTVSTTDHLNSFGLSKASSTNNFSNSNLHLTSSNNSTTDLSVSSSQASANLSMSEQSYNQITGIEGIDDPITKEMANLQSNKQVLMRTIRDVFNIDMDLFHVHDDLIFKSAFETESTKSRHASMVIETPKRLSQLSLQNRTPTLRDSQATPVRYSKNIESMDLFKNIGSMADSFDDSIVNVVLKASSLNKVIDLLVFKTSLFSKLVETKDLEKYYYHQKIRNAAHSESPDDTINSSVGLLDYAFVKLVMNTEIFTETFFNTYKSFTTTKTALEMLMKRYLKAKNCSVSISLSFDSNDTLSLSDNAFPNWEVKVTEEMVINYSYVAMIQIGVLDSILVLVKNHYEDFTDDMVCNDIFMDALKIMDEEISVEWPKYIESSKSSDQPVTQELDSFVERMKNLVTDIKYYFQKQIYRPIGPSHSQTKLQDLSKIWGSINCLEFCLSPENIGITDDLITEFNTLTFDKYEKILAWTYKLDSLVTDSYNLITSNEWFTFFQQLELFSNESLISLFYPHSDKNAINMSVSGPLRYNTLQISNIFTWITKVISKDNSKEIQFFSTIPRSIQRLIHIHISLTSLLTLQVGHLEKSFEERVEVCTILLQILNYVRWKNSSLNLFQEPNGDYSHITSPHVPSFIETAICNSILTVESRFHEQTWKVAHSKLSTHNTILQSITNILDGIDDSHIRTFIANDELSISSSNNLSPCPGWFISRLLEISLFVPNMATTNSRLINFDKRRFVNNLVQNVLALIPETFSQSTKDSSAGSENNFGIILNYTFEDNDEIFRNKTRAVAAAEAKIMDYEYCNLFEDLIAKEVAKIGFEEKKFELLVSQEQEQNKIVTSQKARRKKNRNSVMIPSIQLLNDQSNNIVSSNTTLQQPPRGKRGSVVSNSSRNSTVTSNSNHSGMGKKLGGLFKRPFSISGFSSSTSSNALDSIVSQDLRSNGSIPSSSLPVVNYSDFSDSRPVYVIKTFEIKNILPIINYKNASAYCFAFKIIMQSGSEYVLQATSPKDIDEWLKLIKASKRYSFYSKKYKGKTHNKTFGVPLEDICERENVTTPTIITKLLQEIELRGLDEVGLYRIPGSVGSINALKNAFDEEGALSNSFTLEDDRWFEINAIAGCFKMYLRELPDSLFTNEKLVLFVDCVIRKRNGKITYEEFRMEVTSLLHKLPECYYETLKRIVSHLNKVHQHVSNNRMDASNLAIVFSMSFIDQDDFTGSMGTTLGAIQTLLQDFIKNPSDFF, encoded by the coding sequence ATGAGATCATTCTTTAGTTCATCTAGAAATAAGAAATCGAGTTCTAACTCTGTGAAATCAGAATCAGCTGGTGCGACTGGATCACCGATGCCATCAAGCTCTAGTTCACATAGCGTCCATATTCCACATAGTACTAAGTCATCACCTGCTCCAGGTCGAAGGAAAACTGTTATATCTCATCCTACACCTAACAAGCAAAAGAATGAAAAGATAGCCAGTAAGATTGGGAAACTATCGGGATCTGGACACTCATCTGCTGTTGATTTATCATCTACATCAAACGGACCCCTGACTTCATCTACaggaaataatatttctactAACAATCctgaaataataaaacgGTATTCTGCATCAACTCCATCCTTGCATAGCAATTTAACTCCAATACACTCTCCCTCGTTACAAAATTTTAAGGATGCCCAAGGCAAATTGCCAACTAGTGCCAGCACCAGCAATGTGGAAAAATCTCACAAAGAATCAGTACATAATTTACATCACATTTCTCCTAACAATCATAGAActggaaataataataatagtaataatagtattcATAAAACACAACAAAGCCATGATAAATCAAACTCTTCAACCACCCTTATTACTTTGAATTCTGAGAATTATGATACAACAACTTTCAAAATAGGTTGGTTAAATAAATCACATGGCGAAATAATGGTAATGCATAGCGAATCAACAACAGCGACAGCAACGGCAACGGCAACggcaacagcaacagcaacagcaacagcaacagcaacagcaaaTAAGCATTCagataatagtaatagtaatcatggttctaataatagtaataatactcacaacaaaaataatactcATAATCATTCAACTCATAAGCATCATAACCTAACCACTAAAGCAAGCTCAAACTCATTATATTCATCTGCATCTTCTAATGATGTAAGTAAAAACTCAAATAAGGGTTCAACAAATCCAAATAGAGATAATTCcatgtttaatttttcaaatggcTCAAGCAAAGATTCAATTTCAGCACCTAGACAGCCTTCTAATAATCAATCAGAAGGTACTCAGATTATGGTCCCAGAATATAGACTTTATAAAGCTCAATTAAAGGGGCCAATACTTTCTTTATATAGAAGTGGTCTAAACAATTCAGTGAAATTCTTTGACCCTactttaaaatcaaaatctaCTACTTCATCTGAAGATTCCAATATTTCTCATAGTGCATCAACCTCGTTTAGTAGTCATCATGCGTCTCCAACATTGAAAGACTCGAATCATCAATCCCGCactatttattcaaattctaaaagGAAAAAGACAGTTGAGTTatcttatttaaaaatactatTTCCACATCCGggattaatattagaagaaaGCTCtacattaaaaattattggcGGTACGCCAGAGAGTTTATGTCATTCTGTACTATTTTTACACGAAAAggattcaaataatgaaaaggAAACTAAAAGAAcatcaataattaatttaatattagtattaccattattagatgaaatagaaaaaatattaaacatATTCATTCAATATTGTTTAACATTTACacaaaaagaaacaaaattatCTTCAGATTCTACTCAATTTGTACATATTACTcaagatgaagataatCAAATGACTGAAAGATTAATTTTACTAATTCAAACAATCGTTGATCGGTTTCCAAGCTTCGTCTTGGATAAGAGCATATACACTCTCATTCTATCATTAGTTGATGCAATTTCTTTGCATAGCCAAGAAAAGgcaaaatttataaaaacaACCCTGGCAAAAGCGCATACAAAATTAACAAACTTAACCTCATTTAATAATCCCTCAGTGcctattaataatgatattttaagtATTGTATTAGAtgctgaaaaatttttaaaattagacATTACTAAATTCACAGATGAACTTCATCAGATTAATATTAAGTTTGATAAAGTCTGGTCTCCAAAAACAGATTACTCTTTACTGTATGATTGTAAGTACGTCAATCGCTCATTGCATGATTTGAATCCTTTAgtctttaataatgaaaaaaatattcattttttggGGAGACTATTAATTTTACATATATTTCCCAAGGATGAATCTAAAACATTATCTTCGAAATTGAGagctaaattattaaataaatggATCCAAATTGGTTGTAAGTTTGAACATATAGGTGATATGGTGGGTTGGTTATCAATTGCTACAATTATTTGTTCGATTCCAATTTTACGATTAAAATCTACCTGGGAACATGTTCCAGAAGaatctttgaaaataatatacaatgaTTGGACTCCAACCATTAGTCAATTAAATAGAAGAGCTATGTCATTTACTCCAATACATAGTGTTTTTATTCTAGCACCACCCAACTTAGACGACCCTAAAATTAGAGAAAACGTTATATCATATTTTGGTGATTTGATTATTCATGCAGATGATTTATCTAAATCaagtaaatttaaataccTTGATAAGAAGATTAATAGGACAAAAAATGCATTCCAAAAGTGGCAGCAGCGTTTAGATCGAACTCATACGaatgattcaaataatgtATCGGCCGCATCATTAGAAACTACGGAATCTCACACCTCAGGAAAAGACATTATGCTAAGTCCACTATATCAACTTTGGAAGTATCACTTACAGGAACCACCTACCAACATTGAAAATATCATGGAATTAAGTAAAAAGTTTGAGCCATCATTTGTTAatcaagaaatatattctaatattgGCTCCCAGCGAAGTTCATTACTGACGGGTAACTACTTAcctattttatttaatgatttactCCCTAATTACACACTATTCGCCAAAGATTTATTAGTGGGAGCTGCCGGGTCTTGTCCAATACCATTAGCCTCGAATTCTAGTATGAATTCTCCAACTCATAGTGCTTTCTCGACTTCAAGCAGTCAATATGTCCCACCGCCAAGATCAGCTGCTCGTTTATCTCGAACTGTTTCCACGACTGATCACTTAAATTCATTTGGGTTATCTAAAGCATCAtctacaaataatttttctaattcaaacCTCCACTTAACATCGAGTAATAATAGCACAACAGATTTATCTGTCTCTTCGAGTCAGGCTTCAGCCAATTTATCGATGAGTGAACAAAGTTACAATCAAATAACGGGTATTGAAGGAATTGATGATCCAATAACAAAAGAAATGGCTAATCTACAATCGAATAAGCAAGTTTTAATGCGAACTATTAGAGATGTCTTCAATATCGATATGGATTTATTTCACGTTCatgatgatttaatatttaagtCTGCATTTGAGACTGAAAGCACAAAGTCAAGGCATGCAAGTATGGTAATTGAAACACCCAAAAGACTCTCCCAATTGTCACTACAAAATAGGACACCTACACTTAGAGATTCTCAAGCAACTCCTGTCAGATATAGTAAGAATATTGAAAGTATggatttattcaaaaatattggaTCAATGGCTGACTCATTTGACGATTCAATAGTGAATGTAGTCTTAAAGGCATCTTCCTTAAATAAAGTTATCGATCTACTTGTTTTCAAGACAAGTCTTTTCTCTAAGTTGGTTGAAACAAAGGATTTAGAAAAGTACTATTATCATCAGAAAATAAGGAATGCTGCACATTCTGAATCACCAGATGATACTATCAATTCTAGTGTTGGATTACTCGATTATGCTTTTGTTAAGCTGGTTATGAACACAGAAATCTTCACTGaaacattttttaatacttaTAAGAGTTtcacaacaacaaaaacTGCTTTAGAAATGCTAATGAAGAGATATCTAAAGGCCAAGAATTGTTCAGTTTCGATATCGTTGTCATTTGACTCTAATGATACGCTTTCTTTATCTGACAATGCATTTCCTAACTGGGAAGTGAAGGTTACAGAGGAAATGGTTATTAACTACAGTTATGTAGCGATGATTCAAATTGGTGTTTTGGATTCAATACTTGTATTAGTTAAAAATCATTACGAAGATTTTACAGATGATATGGTTTGCAACGATATATTTATGGATgcattaaaaattatggaTGAAGAGATATCTGTCGAATGGCCTAAATATATTGAGAGCAGCAAATCTAGTGACCAGCCCGTTACACAAGAGCTTGACAGCTTTGTTgaaagaatgaaaaatttagtAACTGACATCAAGTACTACTTCCAGAAACAGATTTACAGACCTATCGGCCCATCTCATTCACAAACCAAATTACAGGACTTATCTAAGATCTGGGGATCAATCAATTGTCTAGAATTTTGTCTTTCTCCAGAAAACATAGGCATTACTGATGATCTGATAACAGAATTTAACACCTTGacatttgataaatatgaaaaaattttggcATGGACATACAAATTGGATTCTTTAGTTACTGATAGctataatttaataacatCTAATGAATGGTTTACGTTCTTTCAGCAGcttgaattattttctaatgaatCATTAATCTCATTGTTCTATCCACATTCTGATAAAAACGCTATAAACATGTCAGTTAGCGGCCCATTAAGGTATAACACACTACAAATTAGTAACATATTTACTTGGATAACTAAGGTTATTTCAAAAGACAATAGTAAggaaattcaatttttctcGACTATTCCTCGTTCCATTCAAAGATTGATTCATATCCATATATCTCTGACCTCATTATTAACCCTTCAGGTAGGACATCTTgaaaaatcttttgaaGAAAGGGTAGAGGTTTGCACAATTTTATtgcaaattttaaattatgtTAGATGGAAAAATTCAAGCCTAAATTTATTCCAGGAACCAAATGGTGACTATTCTCATATAACCTCACCCCACGTACCTTCATTTATTGAAACTGCAATCTGTAATTCTATTCTAACAGTGGAATCACGATTTCATGAACAAACCTGGAAAGTAGCGcattcaaaattatctaCACATAATACTATTTTACAATCCATTACTAATATTTTAGACGGAATTGATGATAGTCATATCCGTACATTTATTGCAAATGACGAATTATCTATTAGTTCGTCTAACAATCTTTCTCCTTGTCCAGGTTGGTTTATTTCTCgtttattagaaatttcattatttgttcCAAATATGGCTACCACAAATAGTagattaattaatttcGATAAGAGACGTTTTGTGAATAATTTAGTGCAAAATGTGTTAGCTCTAATACCAGAAACATTTAGTCAAAGTACTAAAGATTCTTCTGCTGGCTCTGAGAATAATTTTggtataattttaaattatacatttgaagataatgatgaaatatttagaaataaaacTAGAGCAGTTGCAGCTGCAGAAGCAAAAATCATGGACTATGAATACTGCAATTTATTTGAGGACTTAATCGCCAAAGAAGTGGCTAAGATTGGTTtcgaagaaaaaaaatttgaactTTTGGTTTCTCAGGAACAAGAGCAAAATAAGATAGTTACTTCTCAAAAGGCTCGAcgcaaaaaaaatagaaattcGGTTATGATTCCAAGCATACAGTTATTAAACGATCAATCCAACAATATTGTGTCATCTAATACTACTCTTCAACAGCCACCAAGAGGCAAGAGGGGGTCTGTAGTGTCTAACAGCAGTAGAAATTCGACTGTTACATCTAACTCTAATCACTCGGGTATGGGTAAAAAACTTGGCGGTCTGTTTAAGCGCCCATTTTCAATCAGTGGATTTTCCTCATCCACGTCATCAAACGCGTTGGATAGTATTGTTAGTCAGGATCTGAGAAGTAATGGATCAATCCCATCATCGTCGTTACCTGTTGTCAATTATTCTGATTTTTCAGATTCTAGACCAGTTTATGTGATAAAAAcgtttgaaattaaaaatattctgcctattattaattacaaGAACGCATCAGCATATTGTTTTGCTTTTAAGATTATTATGCAGAGTGGCTCAGAATATGTTTTACAAGCAACAAGTCCAAAAGATATTGACGAATGGTTGAAACTAATCAAGGCGTCTAAACGATACTCATTTTATTCTAAAAAATACAAGGGGAAGACACACAATAAGACATTCGGTGTTCCATTAGAAGATATTTGTGAAAGAGAAAATGTCACTACACCTACAATTATTACTAAATTACTTCAAGAGATTGAACTGCGTGGTTTAGATGAAGTAGGTTTATATAGAATTCCAGGCTCTGTAGGAAGCATTAACGCATTAAAAAATGCATTTGACGAAGAAGGTGCCTTAAGTAATTCATTTACTTTAGAGGATGATCGTTGGTTCGAAATAAATGCAATCGCAGGttgttttaaaatgtaTTTACGTGAATTACCTGATAGCTTATTCACGAACGAAAAATTGGTTCTGTTTGTTGATTGTgttattagaaaaagaaacggCAAGATTACATATGAAGAATTTAGAATGGAGGTGACGTCTTTATTGCACAAACTACCAGAATGTTATTATGAAACTTTGAAGCGTATTGTAAGCCACTTAAACAAGGTACATCAACACGTAAGTAATAATAGGATGGATGCTTCTAATTTGGCGATTGTATTTTCTATGAGTTTTATTGATCAAGATGATTTTACTGGGTCTATGGGTACCACTCTAGGTGCAATTCAAACACTTTTACAGGactttattaaaaaccCATCAGATTTCTTTTAG